A genomic region of Lachnoclostridium edouardi contains the following coding sequences:
- a CDS encoding DUF4125 family protein: MTLEEKRNYMVQLEWDFFQQVQNEGGRADCQNTPHTFYIMRKSQFDAWPETLINCYLNDLKKAKAEGRNPVMEKYAWMMKDTAPQQFKNICHLLPAVPEENQSIINQILQIQLTWMEEYKAAYPKVSSGNRAVKKEQAAAGNASFETYLWGELCTYSHQTLSVYLDYIKELAAAGKNLVLLTMEYTVEKYGCRNLEEAEAWKRR, from the coding sequence ATGACTTTAGAAGAAAAAAGAAATTATATGGTGCAGCTGGAATGGGACTTTTTTCAGCAGGTGCAAAATGAGGGCGGCAGAGCAGACTGCCAAAATACTCCACACACCTTTTATATTATGAGGAAAAGCCAGTTTGATGCCTGGCCGGAGACTCTTATTAATTGTTACCTAAATGATCTGAAGAAGGCTAAAGCAGAAGGCAGAAATCCTGTTATGGAAAAATATGCCTGGATGATGAAGGATACCGCCCCACAGCAATTTAAAAATATATGTCATCTCCTGCCAGCTGTTCCCGAGGAAAATCAATCTATAATTAACCAAATTCTTCAAATCCAGCTAACCTGGATGGAGGAATATAAAGCTGCCTACCCTAAGGTCTCGTCAGGAAACAGGGCTGTAAAAAAAGAGCAGGCTGCCGCAGGAAATGCTTCCTTTGAAACTTACCTTTGGGGCGAGCTCTGCACATATTCCCACCAAACACTTTCCGTCTATTTAGATTATATAAAAGAACTGGCTGCCGCAGGAAAAAACCTTGTTTTACTTACCATGGAATATACAGTGGAAAAA